The following coding sequences lie in one Sesamum indicum cultivar Zhongzhi No. 13 linkage group LG9, S_indicum_v1.0, whole genome shotgun sequence genomic window:
- the LOC105170078 gene encoding uncharacterized protein LOC105170078 has product MRRQGGHYGGDSAAAAADDYAFGGSGAQIHQNTKSGYYQGRHQEPQLLGEKERGQDETDWRWDRDDVQAKLPETPMSPTAPFAGGREAPGSYYQGQRLDPPMSMERQSRGDPRSQPQEEDMDIGYEDNRVLHTFGGLEQRFFDDVMKLSKEQIDAEDAENARHRERINAINAQYQEQLVALRARHAGRREEFLRRESQARQQQYRQIVMEQYPPSGIAPSDPRGFNAEAASAQEPNRAYNSDSYDSYRGRGRFPGNARDHGYEPKIPYTRGRAYDTGSRYY; this is encoded by the exons ATGAGAAGGCAAGGGGGCCACTACGGGGGTGATTcggccgccgccgccgccgacGACTACGCATTCGGTGGCTCCGGCGCTCAAATACACCAAAACACCAAGTCTGGGTATTACCAGGGGCGACACCAGGAGCCGCAGCTGCTCGGCGAGAAGGAACGAGGTCAGGATGAAACTGATTGGCGGTGGGATAGAGATGATGTGCAGGCTAAATTGCCAGAAACTCCTATGTCGCCCACAGCACCCTTCGCTGGAG GGCGTGAAGCACCTGGATCCTATTACCAAGGCCAGAGGCTGGATCCCCCGATGTCAATGGAGAGACAAAGTCGTGGAGATCCTAGATCTCAACCTCAAGAAGAGGATATGGATATAGGCTATGAAGATAATCGCGTGCTACATACGTTTGGAGGTCTTGAGCAGAGATTCTTTGATGACGTCATGAAATTGAGCAAAGAACAGATTGATGCAGAGGATGCTGAAAATGCTAGGCACAGAGAG AGAATAAATGCGATCAATGCACAATACCAAGAACAGTTAGTTGCACTGCGAGCCCGGCATGCAGGTCGGAGAGAAGAGTTTCTTCGGAGAGAATCTCAAGCAAGACAACAGCAATACCGGCAGATTGTTATGGAACAATATCCACCCAGTGGCATTGCCCCTAGCGATCCTCGTGGTTTCAATGCAGAAGCTGCATCTGCTCAGGAACCAAACCGAGCTTACAACTCCGACTCCTATGACTCCTACAGAGGACGAGGTCGATTTCCTGGTAATGCTAGGGATCATGGATATGAGCCTAAAATTCCATACACAAGGGGCCGTGCTTATGACACCGGGTCGCGCTATTATTAG